The following are encoded together in the Proteiniphilum saccharofermentans genome:
- the rfbB gene encoding dTDP-glucose 4,6-dehydratase, whose amino-acid sequence MAKKNILITGGAGFIGSHVVRLFVNQYPDCQIINLDKLTYAGNLANLKDIEGKPNYRFLKADICDFEKMKEVFTGFGITDVIHLAAESHVDRSITDPFSFAKTNVLGTLNLLQAAKESWEGAYSDRLFYHVSTDEVYGALKFDGTLFTEETRYDPHSPYSASKAASDHFVRAYHDTYGLQTIISNCSNNYGPNQFPEKLIPLFIHNIRQNKPLPVYGKGENVRDWLYVEDHARAIDLIFHKGKVGDTYNIGGFNEWKNIDLIRVIIKTVDRLLGREEGTSEKLITYVTDRAGHDLRYAIDATKIKNELGWEPSLQFEEGIEKTVQWYIENQEWLDDIASGAYQDVCGD is encoded by the coding sequence ATGGCAAAAAAAAATATACTGATCACTGGAGGTGCCGGTTTTATCGGTTCTCATGTAGTACGATTGTTTGTTAATCAATATCCCGATTGTCAGATTATCAACCTTGATAAACTCACTTATGCAGGGAATCTGGCTAATCTGAAAGATATAGAAGGGAAACCCAATTACAGGTTTCTGAAAGCAGATATTTGCGATTTCGAAAAGATGAAAGAGGTTTTCACTGGTTTTGGAATTACCGATGTGATCCATCTGGCAGCCGAAAGCCATGTAGACCGTTCTATTACCGATCCCTTTTCCTTTGCCAAGACGAATGTGTTGGGAACCCTTAATTTATTGCAGGCGGCAAAAGAAAGTTGGGAAGGTGCATACTCAGACAGGCTCTTTTATCATGTTTCCACCGATGAGGTGTATGGAGCCCTGAAGTTCGATGGAACCCTTTTCACCGAGGAGACCCGATATGATCCGCATAGCCCCTATTCGGCATCAAAGGCCGCATCTGATCACTTCGTCAGGGCTTATCACGACACATACGGTTTGCAGACCATTATTTCCAATTGTTCTAATAATTATGGTCCTAATCAGTTCCCTGAGAAATTGATCCCGTTGTTTATCCATAATATCCGTCAAAATAAGCCGTTACCTGTCTACGGAAAGGGAGAGAACGTGAGAGATTGGCTTTACGTAGAGGACCATGCACGTGCCATCGATCTTATCTTTCACAAAGGAAAGGTGGGAGATACCTATAATATTGGTGGTTTTAACGAGTGGAAAAATATCGATCTGATCCGGGTAATTATCAAAACCGTAGATCGCTTGCTGGGAAGGGAGGAAGGCACATCAGAAAAACTGATTACTTACGTTACCGACCGGGCGGGTCATGATTTGCGTTATGCTATCGATGCAACCAAAATCAAGAACGAACTCGGATGGGAGCCTTCTCTCCAGTTTGAGGAAGGTATCGAGAAAACCGTACAATGGTATATAGAGAATCAGGAGTGGCTCGATGACATTGCCAGTGGCGCCTATCAGGACGTTTGCGGTGATTAA
- the rfbC gene encoding dTDP-4-dehydrorhamnose 3,5-epimerase — protein MHIVETKIEGVVIIEPDVYSDERGYFFESFSQREFEEKVCKTVFVQDNESLSGYGVVRGLHFQRPPYEQAKLVRVVKGKVLDVAVDIRKDSPTYGKHISIELSEENKRQIFIPRGFAHGYAVLAGETIFQYKCDNYYAPDYEDAILWNDPKLGIDWCLPFEDIILSEKDRRNPPF, from the coding sequence ATGCATATAGTAGAGACAAAGATAGAAGGGGTTGTGATCATTGAGCCGGACGTGTATAGTGATGAGCGCGGTTATTTTTTTGAATCGTTTTCTCAGAGAGAGTTTGAAGAGAAAGTGTGTAAAACCGTTTTTGTACAGGACAATGAGAGTTTGTCGGGATATGGAGTTGTGAGAGGATTGCATTTTCAGAGACCACCCTATGAACAAGCTAAATTGGTACGTGTGGTGAAAGGAAAAGTGTTGGATGTAGCGGTGGATATTCGTAAGGATTCTCCTACATACGGGAAACATATATCGATAGAACTTTCCGAAGAGAATAAGCGCCAGATCTTTATTCCCCGGGGTTTTGCCCATGGTTATGCCGTGCTGGCCGGAGAGACTATTTTCCAGTATAAATGCGATAATTATTATGCGCCGGATTATGAAGATGCAATCCTTTGGAATGATCCGAAGTTAGGTATCGACTGGTGTTTACCCTTTGAAGATATCATTCTTTCGGAAAAAGATCGTCGAAACCCACCTTTCTAA
- the rfbA gene encoding glucose-1-phosphate thymidylyltransferase RfbA, whose amino-acid sequence MKGIVLAGGSGTRLYPITKGISKQLLPIFDKPMIYYPISALMLAGIRDILIISTPVDLPGFERLLGDGSDYGVHFSYAEQPSPDGLAQAFIIGENFIGDDAVCLVLGDNIFYGQGFPAMLQKAVKDAEKEGIATIFGYNVTNPQRYGVAEIDPAGRVLNIEEKPVEPKSNWAVTGLYFYPNRVVKIAKQVKPSARGELEITSVNQAFLEERQLQMQLFGRGFAWLDTGTHDSLSEASTFIEVLEKRQGLKISCLEEISWRNGWITNEQLTEIGMSMKNNPYGQYLLRLV is encoded by the coding sequence ATGAAGGGAATCGTTCTAGCCGGAGGATCCGGCACAAGGTTATACCCCATTACGAAAGGGATATCGAAGCAACTACTTCCCATTTTCGATAAACCTATGATCTATTATCCTATTTCTGCGCTGATGTTAGCGGGGATCAGGGATATTCTTATTATCTCCACTCCGGTCGACCTGCCAGGATTCGAACGGTTGCTCGGTGATGGTTCTGACTATGGTGTCCATTTCAGTTATGCCGAACAACCTTCTCCGGACGGATTGGCACAGGCTTTTATTATCGGAGAAAATTTCATTGGCGATGATGCTGTATGTTTGGTGCTGGGTGATAATATTTTCTACGGACAGGGATTTCCCGCCATGTTGCAAAAAGCCGTAAAGGATGCTGAAAAGGAAGGGATAGCAACCATCTTCGGTTATAATGTGACTAATCCACAACGTTACGGTGTGGCTGAAATAGATCCTGCGGGGAGGGTCTTGAATATAGAAGAGAAGCCTGTTGAACCAAAGTCGAATTGGGCGGTTACAGGGCTTTATTTTTATCCTAACCGGGTTGTAAAGATTGCGAAACAGGTCAAACCATCGGCACGTGGAGAGTTGGAAATTACTTCCGTCAATCAGGCTTTTCTTGAAGAGAGACAGTTACAGATGCAGCTCTTTGGACGAGGTTTTGCCTGGCTTGATACAGGAACTCACGATTCCCTCTCGGAAGCATCTACCTTTATCGAGGTATTGGAGAAACGGCAAGGGTTAAAGATATCCTGCCTTGAAGAGATTTCCTGGAGGAACGGTTGGATTACCAATGAGCAATTGACGGAAATCGGGATGTCGATGAAGAATAACCCATACGGGCAATACCTGCTTCGATTGGTGTAA
- the trmD gene encoding tRNA (guanosine(37)-N1)-methyltransferase TrmD: MRIDIITVLPGIIEGALHTSILKRAQEKGLVEFGLHNLRDYTLDKHKRVDDYPFGGEAGMVMQIEPIDRVISYLKSQRDYDEVIFTTPDGEQFTQSAANELSLKENIIILCGHYKGVDYRVREHLVTREISIGDFVLTGGELVAAMIADAVVRVIPGAIGDEQSALSDSFQDGLLAPPVYTRPAEYKGWKVPDVLLSGHERKIEEWRYEQAVERTRRLRPDLLR, from the coding sequence ATGAGAATTGATATTATTACCGTACTTCCCGGAATAATTGAAGGAGCGCTCCATACCAGTATTCTGAAGCGGGCTCAGGAAAAAGGACTGGTCGAGTTCGGACTGCATAACCTACGGGACTACACGCTTGATAAACATAAGCGTGTGGATGATTATCCGTTTGGCGGAGAGGCCGGCATGGTTATGCAGATAGAGCCTATCGACAGGGTTATCAGTTATCTGAAATCGCAACGGGACTATGATGAGGTGATCTTCACTACCCCCGATGGGGAACAATTTACCCAGTCCGCCGCCAATGAACTTTCCCTGAAAGAAAATATTATTATTCTTTGCGGGCATTATAAGGGAGTTGATTACCGGGTAAGGGAACACCTTGTCACGAGGGAGATCTCCATTGGTGATTTTGTGCTTACAGGAGGAGAACTGGTCGCCGCCATGATTGCAGATGCCGTTGTCCGCGTTATTCCCGGAGCTATCGGTGATGAACAGTCCGCTTTATCCGACTCATTCCAGGACGGACTCCTTGCACCACCGGTGTATACCCGTCCCGCTGAGTACAAGGGCTGGAAAGTGCCTGATGTCTTGTTGTCGGGGCATGAACGGAAAATAGAGGAATGGCGTTACGAACAGGCGGTGGAACGCACCCGGAGATTGAGACCGGACTTACTTCGATAG
- a CDS encoding outer membrane beta-barrel protein, translating into MRQTFILLLSVLFSTTLWAESVTVRGKLVSASDQNGLPYATISVAREVAPAAAIKKLATQENGTFSTALDPGKYIFTFYFVGMDQLEKPVEIGASQKSVDMGEIKMTESSTELDEISVTAQAPLVKVEIDKLTYNAKDDPESSTSSVLDLLRKVPLVTVDGEDEIQLKGSTNFKIYLNGKPSNMISSNPSQVLKSMPANSVKDVEVITDPGAKYDAEGIGGIINIVTDKRADDGYSGSVGANGDTFGGYGGNAYLATKYGKVGFTGNAGYYNFRRPASESSFFREETDPANTLSLDGTNKGKGGGLYLSGALSYEPDTLNLFNLSVSRFGGEYNSIGAQSAISRGVRPHSYDTRTNSTSQYGGMNLSADYQRNFKRKGEMLTVSYRFERNPNDSEYESEYNNVIDDQNTFHFPDGYKQKSVNNAGGNEHTGQVDYVNPLNGKHSIEAGLKYIFRDNSSEGDHTFFDVVDKVWKPDLTRKNDLDHQQNITSAYAGYGYKTGKVGMKVGLRAEHTQQDIHFMNMAQDTIIKTNFFDLVPSATISYQLGMTRTLRGGYNMRISRPGIWVLNPYVNDIDPNNISYGNPNLDAEQQHNFNINYGSFSQKLNFNATVSYSFAQNAVTSYSFIRDGVTHSTYDNIGRNHTVGTNVYVSWTPTQMIRTYLNGGINYTDIQSTENSELRNSGFSGRAFGGLTFTFPKDLRVGVNGGVFTSRVQLQTKQSPFYHYNFNVMKSLLNKKLDVSLYAQSLFSKYREFSSTTTGDGFTQKNKFLNPMRSINLSVTYRFGDLKSSMKRVQRTISNDDVMQNQDGGSQGGGTPAQGGSQ; encoded by the coding sequence ATGAGACAAACATTTATTTTACTGTTGAGTGTCCTATTTTCAACAACATTATGGGCCGAGTCCGTTACAGTGAGAGGAAAATTGGTATCGGCATCCGATCAGAACGGATTACCTTACGCAACTATTTCCGTTGCACGGGAGGTTGCTCCCGCCGCTGCCATAAAAAAGCTGGCCACACAGGAGAATGGAACATTCTCCACGGCACTCGATCCCGGGAAATATATCTTTACTTTCTATTTTGTGGGAATGGACCAGTTGGAAAAGCCGGTAGAGATCGGCGCCTCGCAAAAATCAGTTGATATGGGTGAAATTAAGATGACAGAGAGTTCCACAGAGCTTGACGAAATTAGTGTTACCGCCCAGGCTCCCTTAGTGAAAGTGGAGATCGATAAGCTCACCTATAATGCCAAGGATGATCCGGAGTCATCTACATCCAGTGTGTTGGACCTGTTGCGCAAGGTACCTCTTGTTACAGTGGATGGCGAGGATGAGATTCAACTGAAAGGCTCTACCAATTTTAAAATCTACCTGAACGGTAAACCTTCCAACATGATCTCCTCCAATCCATCGCAGGTATTGAAAAGTATGCCGGCCAACAGTGTGAAAGATGTGGAAGTGATCACCGATCCGGGGGCCAAGTACGATGCAGAAGGGATAGGAGGGATCATCAATATTGTCACCGACAAACGTGCCGATGATGGTTATTCCGGCTCCGTGGGTGCCAATGGCGATACCTTTGGCGGTTATGGAGGAAATGCTTACCTGGCTACCAAGTATGGTAAAGTCGGGTTTACCGGAAATGCCGGATATTACAATTTCAGGCGTCCGGCATCCGAATCCTCTTTCTTCCGGGAAGAGACCGATCCGGCCAATACCTTATCGCTCGACGGAACCAATAAAGGCAAAGGTGGGGGGCTCTATCTGAGTGGCGCACTCAGTTACGAACCCGATACGTTGAACCTCTTCAACCTGTCGGTATCCCGGTTTGGGGGAGAATATAATTCTATTGGTGCCCAGAGTGCGATTTCCCGGGGCGTACGTCCACACTCCTATGATACCCGTACAAACAGTACTTCGCAATATGGAGGGATGAACCTGTCGGCCGATTATCAGCGTAACTTCAAAAGAAAGGGGGAGATGTTGACGGTTTCTTATCGTTTCGAACGTAATCCCAACGACAGCGAATATGAAAGTGAATACAATAATGTGATAGATGACCAAAACACTTTCCACTTCCCCGACGGATACAAGCAAAAAAGTGTGAATAATGCCGGAGGTAATGAACATACCGGACAGGTGGATTATGTGAATCCGCTTAACGGAAAACATAGTATTGAAGCCGGATTGAAATATATCTTCAGGGATAATTCCAGTGAAGGAGACCACACTTTCTTTGATGTGGTTGATAAAGTGTGGAAGCCCGATTTGACCCGGAAAAACGATCTCGATCACCAGCAGAATATCACTTCGGCATACGCCGGTTATGGCTATAAAACAGGTAAGGTGGGAATGAAAGTTGGTTTACGTGCCGAGCATACCCAACAGGATATCCATTTTATGAATATGGCCCAGGATACGATTATCAAGACCAATTTCTTTGATCTTGTTCCATCGGCTACCATCTCCTACCAGTTGGGAATGACCCGTACATTGCGTGGAGGATATAATATGCGTATTTCCCGCCCGGGCATCTGGGTGTTGAATCCTTATGTCAATGATATAGACCCGAACAATATCAGTTATGGGAATCCCAATCTCGATGCCGAACAACAACATAACTTCAACATCAACTACGGCTCCTTCTCCCAAAAACTCAATTTCAATGCCACAGTAAGCTATTCATTTGCACAGAATGCGGTGACGAGTTATAGTTTTATCAGGGATGGAGTGACCCATAGTACTTACGACAATATCGGCCGCAATCATACGGTGGGAACCAACGTGTATGTGAGTTGGACTCCTACCCAGATGATCCGTACCTATCTCAATGGGGGTATAAACTATACAGATATCCAGAGTACGGAGAACAGTGAATTAAGGAACAGCGGCTTTTCGGGGCGTGCATTCGGGGGGCTTACTTTTACCTTTCCCAAAGATCTTCGGGTAGGGGTTAACGGAGGAGTGTTTACCAGCCGGGTGCAGTTGCAGACCAAACAATCGCCTTTCTATCATTACAATTTTAATGTGATGAAAAGTCTTCTTAATAAAAAACTGGATGTCTCCCTTTATGCACAGAGTCTTTTCTCCAAATACAGGGAATTTTCTTCCACAACCACCGGAGACGGATTCACTCAAAAGAACAAATTCCTGAATCCCATGCGTAGCATTAACCTGAGTGTTACTTACCGCTTTGGCGATTTGAAATCTTCGATGAAAAGGGTACAGCGCACCATAAGTAATGATGATGTCATGCAGAATCAGGATGGCGGCTCTCAAGGAGGCGGCACTCCGGCACAAGGGGGGAGCCAATAG
- a CDS encoding metallophosphoesterase → MRALINAFIIHLTLNILVFLKGWNAFEGKRTIRIIMIVIFGTELIIYSIGFIFYHYLPESVTQFIRVMGTSWMLFLLYCGGLWLVIDLVNAIRQKISRRPWRIRDQSRRFKIISYLVPMVIVIGIMIHGRYRFMHPVVQQVSITTHKTAEKMDSVRIAMIGDLHLGYMINRKHTKRFVDLIMAQQPDLILFVGDIIDGHIEPILQQRMDEELAHLHAPLGVFSCTGNHEYRYDAEEKISLLNNAGITILRDSAVLIDSSFYVIGREDKVMPTRKPLRKILSDQSVEMSKPVIVLNHTPDNLAEEADAGADIALYGHTHHGQAFPGNIATEMTFEVAHGYKKKGDTHVYVTSGIGLVGPQYRIGTVSEMVMLNVKFSH, encoded by the coding sequence ATGCGCGCGTTAATCAATGCATTCATCATACACCTTACCCTCAATATCCTGGTTTTCCTGAAAGGCTGGAATGCCTTTGAAGGAAAGAGGACAATACGTATCATCATGATTGTCATTTTCGGAACGGAATTGATCATCTACTCCATCGGTTTTATTTTCTACCATTACCTTCCGGAATCTGTCACCCAATTCATCCGGGTAATGGGCACCAGTTGGATGCTCTTTCTCTTATACTGTGGGGGATTATGGCTGGTCATCGATCTGGTCAATGCGATTCGTCAAAAAATATCACGCAGACCATGGCGTATAAGAGATCAATCCAGGAGGTTCAAAATCATCTCATACCTCGTTCCAATGGTGATTGTCATAGGCATTATGATTCACGGAAGATACAGGTTTATGCACCCTGTGGTACAACAGGTGTCAATAACAACCCACAAAACGGCAGAAAAAATGGACTCAGTGCGTATCGCCATGATTGGGGACCTGCATCTGGGATATATGATCAACAGAAAACACACAAAACGGTTTGTTGACCTGATCATGGCGCAACAGCCTGACCTGATCCTATTTGTGGGAGATATTATTGACGGGCATATCGAACCGATACTGCAACAGCGGATGGATGAAGAGTTGGCACACCTGCATGCACCCTTAGGAGTATTTTCGTGTACAGGGAATCACGAGTACCGCTATGACGCGGAGGAAAAGATATCACTGTTGAATAACGCAGGGATCACCATATTACGTGATTCTGCCGTATTGATCGATAGTAGTTTCTACGTGATAGGGCGTGAAGACAAGGTTATGCCTACCCGGAAACCGCTACGGAAGATACTTTCCGATCAGTCGGTAGAAATGTCAAAACCGGTGATCGTATTGAATCACACTCCCGACAACCTGGCTGAAGAGGCAGATGCCGGAGCAGATATTGCCTTATACGGACATACACACCACGGACAGGCTTTTCCGGGCAATATTGCCACAGAGATGACGTTCGAGGTGGCACATGGCTATAAAAAGAAAGGCGACACACATGTTTATGTCACCTCAGGGATCGGTTTGGTAGGCCCCCAATACCGTATCGGCACAGTCTCGGAAATGGTGATGCTGAACGTAAAATTCAGCCACTAA
- a CDS encoding UDP-N-acetylmuramoyl-tripeptide--D-alanyl-D-alanine ligase — translation METAALYNLFLQYPSVTTDSRICPKDSIFFALKGDRFNGNLFAEKAIEAGCAYAVVDEEPEKENDRIILVKDALHSLQKLANWHRKKLKIPIIGITGTNGKTTTKELVAVALSKEFKVAYTQGNLNNHIGVPLTLLSMNRSHEIGVVEMGASHPGDIKELCEIAEPNYGIVTNVGKAHMEGFGSFENLVATKCELYDFIREGKGKVFVNKDNPILYEQTEGMDRILYGKNDPSLFASGSIANATPFLEFDWSFFDNSYRVKTRLVGEFNFDNAIAAVAVSKFFGINAEQISAALEEYEPTNLRSQFKRTEKNDLIIDAYNANPTSMKAALEFFSSIPSSLSKMVILGEMKELGESSDEEHEKIVQLLKQQPYDKVYLVGSAFNKCTSENESFRLFDDVDLLIETLKKKPVSNHYILLKGSHSVHLEKAVDSL, via the coding sequence ATGGAAACCGCTGCACTATATAATCTATTTCTTCAATATCCTTCTGTTACCACCGACTCACGGATATGTCCCAAAGATTCTATCTTCTTTGCTTTGAAAGGAGATAGATTTAATGGTAATCTGTTTGCGGAAAAAGCGATTGAGGCAGGATGCGCCTACGCTGTGGTGGATGAAGAGCCGGAGAAAGAAAATGACAGGATCATTTTGGTAAAAGATGCATTGCATTCGCTTCAGAAACTCGCCAACTGGCACCGTAAGAAGTTGAAAATACCTATTATCGGCATCACGGGAACAAACGGAAAAACTACTACGAAAGAGTTGGTAGCCGTCGCTTTGTCGAAAGAGTTTAAGGTGGCCTATACACAGGGAAACCTGAATAACCATATTGGTGTCCCACTCACATTGTTGTCTATGAATAGATCGCATGAGATAGGTGTAGTGGAGATGGGGGCAAGTCATCCGGGAGATATCAAAGAACTATGTGAGATTGCAGAACCCAATTATGGTATCGTTACCAATGTGGGTAAGGCGCATATGGAAGGATTTGGGAGTTTTGAGAATCTGGTTGCTACCAAATGCGAATTATATGATTTTATCAGGGAAGGCAAAGGAAAGGTATTTGTCAATAAAGACAATCCGATCCTGTATGAACAGACGGAAGGCATGGACCGGATCCTTTATGGCAAAAATGATCCTTCACTCTTTGCTTCCGGTTCGATTGCCAATGCTACTCCTTTTCTGGAATTCGACTGGAGCTTTTTCGATAATTCTTATCGTGTCAAAACCCGACTGGTAGGTGAATTCAACTTTGATAATGCAATTGCTGCGGTTGCCGTCTCTAAATTTTTTGGGATTAATGCTGAACAAATCAGTGCTGCACTGGAAGAATATGAACCCACAAACCTCCGCTCCCAGTTTAAACGCACCGAAAAAAATGACCTGATTATCGATGCTTATAATGCAAATCCTACCAGCATGAAGGCTGCATTGGAATTTTTCTCATCCATTCCTTCATCGTTATCTAAAATGGTAATCCTGGGGGAAATGAAAGAGTTAGGGGAAAGCAGTGATGAAGAGCATGAAAAGATAGTTCAGCTTCTAAAGCAACAACCTTATGACAAGGTTTATCTGGTAGGTTCGGCTTTTAATAAATGCACCAGTGAGAATGAATCTTTCCGGTTGTTTGATGATGTGGACCTATTGATAGAGACACTGAAAAAGAAGCCTGTTTCAAATCACTATATCCTTTTGAAGGGTTCTCATTCTGTACATCTGGAGAAGGCCGTCGATAGCCTATGA
- a CDS encoding C1 family peptidase: protein MNKLITVFILLLTTLTISAQGIYNFSVVKQNPITSVKNQASSGTCWSFSGVGLLESELIRMGKGEFDLSEMYIVRRNYEDKAQKYARLHGNLNFAAGGSFADVIETIDEYGIMPEDAYRGLNYGSETHNHGELDKVLKGYMDGIIGARNLSPVWSNAFSAILDTYLGSLPETFAYQGKQYTPHTFKEFLGLKQEDYVSLTSFTHHPFYKPFAIEVPDNWRWANSYNLPIEELMEVMENAIMGGYTIAWASDVSEAGFSREGIAIMPDENAAENAGSDQAKWLGLSTRERDANLRARVGTEVLAEKHITQEMRQQSFDNYQTTDDHGMQIYGIAKDQNGNKFYMVKNSWGETGPYKGLWYASDPFVRYKTLSIVLHRDAIPAQIAAKLGL from the coding sequence ATGAACAAATTGATTACGGTCTTTATTCTTCTTTTAACGACTTTAACCATTTCGGCACAGGGTATTTATAACTTCTCGGTAGTAAAACAAAATCCCATTACATCGGTAAAGAATCAGGCCAGTTCGGGAACTTGCTGGAGTTTCTCTGGCGTAGGATTGCTAGAATCGGAACTGATCCGTATGGGGAAAGGGGAATTCGATCTCTCTGAAATGTATATAGTCCGTAGAAATTATGAGGATAAAGCGCAAAAATATGCTCGTCTGCATGGCAATCTCAATTTTGCCGCAGGCGGATCTTTTGCCGATGTGATAGAGACTATAGATGAATATGGAATAATGCCGGAAGATGCTTACCGGGGGCTTAATTACGGTTCCGAAACACATAATCACGGTGAACTGGATAAGGTCCTGAAAGGATATATGGACGGAATTATCGGTGCCAGGAACCTTTCTCCGGTATGGTCTAACGCATTCTCAGCAATATTGGATACTTATCTGGGATCTTTACCGGAAACATTTGCCTATCAAGGCAAGCAGTATACGCCACATACCTTTAAGGAATTTCTTGGGCTCAAGCAAGAGGATTATGTCTCTTTGACCTCTTTTACCCATCATCCTTTCTATAAACCATTTGCTATTGAAGTGCCTGATAACTGGCGTTGGGCCAATTCATACAACCTCCCTATTGAAGAATTGATGGAAGTGATGGAAAATGCCATTATGGGAGGATATACCATTGCCTGGGCTTCGGATGTGAGTGAAGCCGGCTTTTCACGTGAAGGAATTGCTATCATGCCTGATGAAAATGCGGCCGAAAATGCAGGTTCTGATCAAGCCAAGTGGCTTGGCCTCTCCACACGTGAGCGGGATGCAAATCTGAGAGCACGCGTCGGAACAGAGGTGCTTGCAGAAAAGCATATTACCCAGGAGATGAGACAACAATCTTTTGATAATTACCAGACTACCGACGACCATGGTATGCAGATTTATGGTATTGCTAAAGACCAGAATGGGAACAAATTTTATATGGTAAAAAATTCATGGGGTGAAACCGGTCCTTATAAAGGTTTGTGGTATGCCTCAGATCCGTTTGTACGCTACAAGACTTTAAGTATCGTCTTGCACAGGGATGCCATCCCCGCACAGATTGCTGCAAAATTGGGTTTGTAA
- a CDS encoding ribonuclease H1 domain-containing protein — MAKKKFYVVWKGIKPGIYSSWDDCKAQVSGFENALYKSFSTREEAEKAFSSNPWKSLNNQQGKKVKSAPSSGSASASESSAKILAGSIAVDAACSGNPGLMEYRGVFVADGAEIFHVGPMADGTNNIGEFLAIVHALALLKKKNSTIPIYSDSVNAMKWVTNKKCKTKLAQTDVNKPIFELIERAENWLQNNSYSNPILKWETKLWGEIPADFGRK; from the coding sequence ATGGCAAAAAAGAAATTTTACGTTGTTTGGAAAGGGATAAAACCGGGGATCTATAGTTCCTGGGATGATTGTAAAGCACAGGTTTCCGGTTTTGAGAATGCCCTATACAAATCTTTTTCAACCCGGGAGGAGGCAGAAAAAGCATTTTCTTCCAATCCATGGAAATCCCTGAACAACCAGCAGGGTAAAAAAGTGAAATCCGCCCCATCATCGGGATCTGCATCAGCATCGGAATCCTCTGCAAAAATATTGGCCGGGAGCATCGCTGTAGATGCCGCCTGTAGTGGTAATCCCGGCTTGATGGAATACCGGGGCGTATTTGTAGCGGACGGGGCCGAAATCTTTCATGTGGGGCCAATGGCCGATGGGACAAACAATATCGGTGAATTCCTTGCCATTGTACACGCCCTGGCATTACTCAAAAAGAAAAACAGTACAATCCCTATCTATTCCGATAGTGTGAATGCCATGAAATGGGTGACAAATAAAAAGTGTAAAACCAAACTGGCACAGACTGATGTAAACAAACCGATCTTCGAGTTAATTGAACGAGCCGAGAACTGGCTTCAAAACAACAGCTACTCCAACCCGATCCTGAAATGGGAGACCAAACTGTGGGGTGAAATCCCCGCCGATTTTGGAAGGAAATGA
- a CDS encoding TatD family hydrolase codes for MEFYDVHTHQIFIEDSDDPYHSCIFDVYPLEFEVAKESYSRHAFSCGIHPWYSEESENQMAYLYEIASNSRIIAIGETGLDRLKGPSFDLQIPVFKKHIELSEKLSKPVIIHCVKAWEEVIQVRREVKPTQPWIIHGYRSKPELTQRLVKEGFLFSIGDNINVDSMQLIPLDSLFCETDEGEMSIRQVYLQTSRALNMNIEEFADRVAANVRRIFPTLQPPKSYYPDEEEEEG; via the coding sequence ATGGAATTTTACGACGTACACACCCATCAGATTTTTATTGAAGATAGCGATGATCCTTATCACTCGTGTATCTTTGATGTTTACCCCCTTGAGTTTGAAGTAGCAAAAGAATCTTATTCACGTCACGCCTTTTCGTGCGGAATTCATCCCTGGTACTCAGAAGAGAGCGAGAACCAGATGGCTTACCTGTACGAAATTGCATCCAATTCTCGTATTATCGCTATAGGCGAAACAGGTCTCGACAGATTGAAAGGGCCTTCGTTCGACCTGCAAATACCTGTTTTCAAGAAACATATAGAACTCTCCGAGAAATTGTCAAAACCGGTAATCATCCACTGCGTGAAAGCGTGGGAAGAGGTGATACAGGTTCGAAGAGAGGTGAAGCCTACCCAGCCCTGGATCATTCATGGTTACCGGAGTAAGCCGGAGCTTACCCAACGGCTTGTGAAAGAAGGATTTCTTTTTTCTATTGGGGACAATATCAATGTGGATTCCATGCAATTAATACCCCTTGATTCCTTGTTTTGTGAAACTGATGAAGGTGAAATGTCCATTCGTCAGGTTTACCTGCAAACTTCGAGGGCATTGAATATGAATATAGAGGAGTTTGCCGACAGGGTAGCTGCAAATGTACGCCGGATATTTCCTACACTTCAACCACCCAAATCTTATTATCCGGACGAAGAGGAAGAGGAGGGCTGA